The genomic segment AGTTTACTTAAAACCATTGTTTAATAATTAACTCTTTTTAAATTTATTGAAGTTAATTGGCATGTCATTATCAGTTGTTTAAACAAAAAAACCAGGAGAAAATTATGGCTATCAAATTTTCTCCTGGTTTTTTATTTATTAATTTATTATTTTTTCATTCATGCTGCCTGTTCTGTATCCATGCACATCCAAAGTTACATAGGTAAATCCAATTTCTTTAAATTTGTCTCCAACAAAATCTAAAATCTCAACATTAAAGAATCTTTCCCTTTCCTGTGCTGCTACTTCTATCCTTGCAATTTCACCATGATGTCTGACCCTTACCTGTTTAAAGCCTAAATCCAAAAGTATTTGCTCCGCCTTTTCAACCATTTTAAGTTTTTCTTCTGTAATTTCATGCCCATAAGGAAATCTTGAAGATAAGCATGCAAAGGATGGCTTATTCCATGTCGGCAAATTCATTCTTCTGGATAATTCCCTAATATCTTCTTTAGTTAGTTGTGCCTCTTTAATTGGACTTACTACATTTAATTCTTTTGCAGCCTTCATACCTGGTCTATAATCATTTAAATCATCAAAGTTTGACCCATCGGCAACATATTTAATGCCATACTCTTTAGCAACATCATATATCTTTGAGAATAGTTCC from the Caloramator mitchellensis genome contains:
- the larE gene encoding ATP-dependent sacrificial sulfur transferase LarE, whose amino-acid sequence is MTLEQKFEKLKNILSELGSVAVAYSGGVDSTFLLKVAHDVLGENVIAVTATSSTYPEREFNEAKKYAEQFGVKHIVIVSEELEIEGFSKNPIDRCYYCKRELFSKIYDVAKEYGIKYVADGSNFDDLNDYRPGMKAAKELNVVSPIKEAQLTKEDIRELSRRMNLPTWNKPSFACLSSRFPYGHEITEEKLKMVEKAEQILLDLGFKQVRVRHHGEIARIEVAAQERERFFNVEILDFVGDKFKEIGFTYVTLDVHGYRTGSMNEKIIN